Proteins from a genomic interval of Anolis sagrei isolate rAnoSag1 chromosome 1, rAnoSag1.mat, whole genome shotgun sequence:
- the LOC137096112 gene encoding integrase/recombinase xerD homolog codes for MSLALAPSSRKSYLKTVQEFFEFLSNYGLPKISPTPYDHIAKFCIYSRRRGLAPRSIRSKLAALAYWLKAQGFPDHTNDFRLHKLLAGWSREHGHQPDNREPLTPNILKGLRQTWAQVCSSSYEQLLFHSAALIAFFGALRVSELVATGKTDGSLKALLLSDVKLTQQGLQIFIRSSKTDQRGRGTEVSLAHCEDGDICPVRAVTEFMSARGVTPGYFFIHKDGFPLTRYQFWALTNKALKVLGLQQHKFGTHSFRIGAASTAARLGYGAERIKSLGRWKSESYKGYIRPVAF; via the coding sequence ATGTCTTTAGCCCTTGCCCCAAGTTCTAGAAAATCTTATCTCAAAACTGTTCAagaattttttgaatttttaagcAATTATGGCCTGCCCAAAATTTCGCCAACACCTTATGACCACATTGCAAAATTTTGCATCTACTCTAGGAGGCGGGGATTGGCTCCTCGGTCAATTCGATCTAAGCTGGCTGCACTGGCATATTGGCTTAAGGCCCAAGGGTTTCCCGATCACACCAATGATTTTAGGCTACATAAACTCCTAGCTGGTTGGTCTCGTGAACACGGTCATCAGCCTGACAATAGAGAGCCCCTAACACCAAACATATTAAAAGGCTTAAGGCAAACGTGGGCCCAGGTCTGTTCGTCAAGTTACGAACAGTTACTTTTTCATTCGGCCGCATTAATTGCCTTCTTCGGGGCTCTTAGAGTAAGTGAGCTGGTAGCCACGGGCAAAACGGATGGGTCGCTCAAAGCTCTCCTGCTGTCCGATGTTAAGCTGACTCAGCAGGGCTTGCAAATTTTCATCAGGTCATCTAAAACGGATCAGCGAGGAAGGGGAACGGAAGTCTCGCTAGCTCATTGTGAAGATGGTGATATTTGCCCCGTTAGGGCTGTGACTGAATTTATGTCAGCTAGAGGGGTCACGCCTGGTTATTTTTTCATACATAAAGACGGTTTCCCTCTCACCAGATATCAATTCTGGGCTCTGACTAACAAGGCCCTTAAGGTGTTGGGGCTCCAACAACATAAATTTGGGACGCATTCATTCAGGATTGGTGCTGCATCTACGGCGGCCAGGCTGGGCTATGGGGCCGAAAGGATAAAAAGCCTGGGGAGATGGAAATCGGAATCTTACAAGGGCTACATTCGCCCTGTTGCGTTTTAA